The genomic stretch CGGAGTATCAGTTACACCGGGAAATTTGTTTGGTAAAAGCTCAGGTGATTGTATTCGCATATCCTTATCTGTACCCTTGAATCAGCTTCAGCGTGCCATCTCAATACTAATTGATGTTAAAGAGAAAATGATAAGAAATAATGAATAATCCTAAAGTAGACCTACTACTGATAAATCCCTGTAGTGTATTTTTAAATTATAAGAAACACGAACAACTTGGTTTGGGATATATTAAATCTTACTTGGAACAAAATGGACACAGCGTTCTGATTTATGATATGAACTTTTCCGACCCAAATCCTGAAGCAGTTTATCAATGCATAAAAGACTTTGATATTAATATTGTTGGAATAACCATCATGGTCGGGAAAGTTAAGAACAGCGTTTTACTCTTAAATAAGTTACGACAACTTGGATATAAAGGAATTTTGATTGCTGGCGGCTTTGTCCCCACATTCGAGAGTGAGATGTTATTTCAGCAAGTTCCAACTTTGAATACAGTTGTGATCGGGGAGGGTGAACTGACAATCAATGAATTGGTTAAATGTATTAAGGCTGACATGAACTGGAGAGAAATTAATGGCCTCGGATTTGAAAATAACAAGAAACTTACCTTTAATAAGCCAAGGGATTTGATCGCCAATCTGGATTTACTGCCATTTCCTTCCAGAAGTCCTTATATCCAGAGCATAGGTGTTGCATCCCTGTTATCGTCCAGAGGCTGCTATGGGAACTGCTCATTTTGTGCTATTCAGAAATTCTACAGAATCCATTCATACAGTGGCATTAGGCTGCGGAGCATAATTAATGTTGTCGATGAAATCGAGTCTATTATTTCCACTTATGGAATAACTACATTCCTGTTTATTGATGATAACTTCCTGGGGTGTGAAAAATTTATACAGGGTAGAATAAATGCCTTTTGCAGGGAGATAAGAACACGCAACCTCAGAATTAATTTTGAAGTGTCTGCCCGATCCAATGATTTAAAATATCAATTGGTGAAAGAATTAAAAAAAGAAGGCTTAAGCCGGGTTTACATAGGTCTGGAATCAGGCTCAGTAAACCAGTTGAAAAGATATAACAAGGGCAATACGATTAAGGATAATGGTAAAGCTGTTAAAATGTTGTTAAGGGTGGGTTTAAAAATCGATTTCGGATTTATTCCTTTTGATCCTTATATGAAAATTGATGATATTATAAATAATTTGAAGTTTCTGACGAAAAACAATTTGATCACCTCAAGAAATCTTAATACAATAACATTTTCCTGCTTTGTTTACAAGGGAACCCAAATCTATAATAAAACAATTGAAGATAGCTTGCTTTTATATAATGAAGAATTAATTCACGGGTTTCGTTTTAATGAAACCGATCAGGAAGCCAAGCTGAATTATGTAATGCGGTATTTTCAGGGGAAAGAAATAATCCAGTTGTTAGATCAGTTTGCAAATACAAATAAATTCGAAAGCACTTTTGAAATCGTAGAAATATTTAAAATAGACTCCTTCTGCAAATGGCTTTTTAGTTTATGGGCTACTTATATCATCAACTACCTGAAGGGAAAAAAATCAGATGAAGTCAGATTTTACAAGTCGGAGGCACTTCTTTACAACTTCTTAAAGGTGAATTTTGTAATAAGGCAATTACCTGAGGCGCATGTTACTGATTCACTTGAATTGAATAGGTTGCAAAAAAAGATCGGATATTACATCAAAAATGTTTTAGCTTCCAAGAATATTGACTCTATTCCAAAATATTTGTTAAATCCATATTTCGCTGATTTAACATATCAAAAGATGAGGAAAAGGGAGTATAAATTTTCTCAATATACTCCCAACAAAAAAGGAACAAGTTCAGGTGAAATTACAATCGAGTTAACACAAGGTAAATCCTTTTCATCAATCGAATTGGATGTTTTCATTTCGCCAGACGCGCATAACGAATTTGAAAAATATGCACCGGTTACCCATATCAATCTCTTTTCAGGGGCAGTTCAAAAACAGCAGACCTTGTTTTCAGAGAGGCTGATCAAGGGTTGGAATTATATTCGATTCCATAATCTTAAAAACAATACACACTTAACGATTAAGATAGCAATCAACTCGATCAAAGAAAATCATATTAAAATAAGGAATATTTATATTATATGATGTCTACTATACTGGGTATCAGTTGTTGTATTTTCTTCATGTATGCATTGGTGGTGTATGCAATACAGGTAATTATAGCAGTTTTATCATTTAGACAGTTAAGAAGATCTACTACTGAGGTTGAACCAGTGCTTCAACCCGTCAAATATTCTGTCATTATACCGATGCATAACGAATCAAAGAGTATAATAAGAACAGTGCGGTCCCTGCTATATCAATCGTGGAAACCTGCAGAAATAATCATCGTCGATGATGGCTCAACTGATGAGAGTGTCAATCTGATAAAGAGTGAAATAAATAAAGAAAGAGATAATGTGATAAAAATTATTCAGGTGTCTCGTTCCGGCAAAGGAGATGCCCTAGATATAGGCATTCATGCTTCGGAATTTGCATATATTTGCCTGGCAGATGCAGATATAGTGGCTTCCCCCGATGCAATTGAAAATATGTTTGAGCACATGCATGCAAATGATTGCATTGCAGTTAGCAGCGTTGTCTTTGTCCACAAGTCAGTCAGCTATCGAAACATGTTAAACGAGTATTTGATTACATCGCAGGAAATCGAATATTTGCGAGCATTATTATGGCGCCCGGGCTGGGCTTTCTTAAATGCATTAGGTATAATTGAAGGAAGGTTAGGCCTTTTTGAAAGGGAATATCTTTTAAAAATAGGCCCATGCAGCAATATCCCAGCAGCAATTGATTATTATATTACTCTATGCCTGCATAAAATTAAAGGAAAGAGGCAGCTGGGAATTGCACCAAAATCTATTGTCTATACGGATGTCCCGGTTTCCGTACGAGGACTTTTCAGACAAAGAATCCGATGGAGTGTGGGATTGGGTCTTCATTATTGGAGTAACAGAAACATGTTGTTTAATAAGAAATATGGTAAAATTGGATATTTCGAACTGCCGGTAAGATATATTACATCCTATTTGCCCCTTTTCGAGCTTCTGTTATTAACGACGTTTGTATTGTCGCTTTTTTTTAACAATTTTCTTTTAAATCTATTAAAAGATCTTTTCATTTTTCATTTTTCATTTCTAATGGCTCAGATTTATTCCGTAATTTGTATGGGAACGAAATTCACCCGAGGCTCCTTACGTCGTGGTCTAATTCATTACCTCATTTTTTCACCGCTATATATTACATGGGAACCACTGAAAGGTATGCTGGCAATCATAAAGCTTATAGGGAAGAAATGGCTGATTCAGGATAAATGGCAACCAGATCGTTAATATTGGAAATACCTTGTTGATATGAGCAGATTGGATAACAGGACACTGATAATAATAGATGGCAACACATTATTTAATAATGCAAAAAAGATCATGGATTATGTAAGCCCTGCCACTGTCATAGCTGTGATAAAGGGAAATGCGTACGGACATGGATTACACTTTACCAGACGTGTTTTCCGGGATGCGGGGATAAAAATCCTTGCAACTTACGATATCGTGGAAGCAAGTGAACTCCGAACAAGCGGTGATCAGGGACGCTTATTGTCATTAACTCCACCAGTTAATAAGCATGAAGCGCTCTGTTTACTGGAGCATGACATTGAAGTCACAATCAATGATTATAAATGTCTGGAATTAATTTATGAAGCCTCGGGAGTGACAGGAAAAAAGACTAAAATTCATATTGAAATTGATACTGGAATGGGCAGAAATGGCATACTTCCAAATGATTTTCCCAGCTATTTCTCTTCGCTCAACATGGAATATGTTATTTTTTCAGGAATATTCACACATATAAAAAATGCGAAATCAAAGATCTCAACTGTTACCCAAAATGATCAGTTTCTGGCGGTGCTACCATCCTTACAAAGTGAAATTTTAATAAACGTTTCCAATAGTTCCAGCTTGAAATACGGGAACTATCTTTTTTACAATTCGGTCAGGGTGGGACTTGCCTTATATGGCTTATCCTTACAGCAGATAGGTCAGTTAAATTTGCAACCCGCCCTGACATGGTATGCCCAGATCACACAGATTTATGAACGAAAAAAGAATTTTACTGTTGGTTACGGTGACGGGCATGTATTGAAAAGGGACTCGATTTTAGGAATAATTCCCGTTGGATTTGTACACGGTTATCCAAGAAATTCAAAAGGCCCTGTTCTGGTCAATGGGACAAGGTGTCCTATCATGGGTATTATTAACATGCAGTGTATGGTCGTGGATTTGACTGATGTTCTCTCCTGCAAAACCGGTGATCAGGCTATAATTTTTGGTATTGATGAGTCTGGTAATGTTTTAGGAATCGATGAAGTATGCAACGATTTAACGATACCTAATCTTTTCACCTGCTGTTTGTCAGAGTCAATTCCCAGGACGATTAAATACGTAAGAAATAAGTAAATAGTGATGAGCATCAAATCCAGAGCAATTGTTTTCAACAGGCCAAATGAGTATTCCATTTCAACCATAGATGTACCATCACCCTCATCCGGCCAAATACGGATAAAGACGTTAGCATGCGGTTTGTGTCAGCGTGAGATCAATGTTTTTCAGGGCAGGATTGAAAGACAATTT from Bacteroidales bacterium encodes the following:
- a CDS encoding B12-binding domain-containing radical SAM protein, which codes for MNNPKVDLLLINPCSVFLNYKKHEQLGLGYIKSYLEQNGHSVLIYDMNFSDPNPEAVYQCIKDFDINIVGITIMVGKVKNSVLLLNKLRQLGYKGILIAGGFVPTFESEMLFQQVPTLNTVVIGEGELTINELVKCIKADMNWREINGLGFENNKKLTFNKPRDLIANLDLLPFPSRSPYIQSIGVASLLSSRGCYGNCSFCAIQKFYRIHSYSGIRLRSIINVVDEIESIISTYGITTFLFIDDNFLGCEKFIQGRINAFCREIRTRNLRINFEVSARSNDLKYQLVKELKKEGLSRVYIGLESGSVNQLKRYNKGNTIKDNGKAVKMLLRVGLKIDFGFIPFDPYMKIDDIINNLKFLTKNNLITSRNLNTITFSCFVYKGTQIYNKTIEDSLLLYNEELIHGFRFNETDQEAKLNYVMRYFQGKEIIQLLDQFANTNKFESTFEIVEIFKIDSFCKWLFSLWATYIINYLKGKKSDEVRFYKSEALLYNFLKVNFVIRQLPEAHVTDSLELNRLQKKIGYYIKNVLASKNIDSIPKYLLNPYFADLTYQKMRKREYKFSQYTPNKKGTSSGEITIELTQGKSFSSIELDVFISPDAHNEFEKYAPVTHINLFSGAVQKQQTLFSERLIKGWNYIRFHNLKNNTHLTIKIAINSIKENHIKIRNIYII
- a CDS encoding glycosyltransferase family 2 protein, giving the protein MMSTILGISCCIFFMYALVVYAIQVIIAVLSFRQLRRSTTEVEPVLQPVKYSVIIPMHNESKSIIRTVRSLLYQSWKPAEIIIVDDGSTDESVNLIKSEINKERDNVIKIIQVSRSGKGDALDIGIHASEFAYICLADADIVASPDAIENMFEHMHANDCIAVSSVVFVHKSVSYRNMLNEYLITSQEIEYLRALLWRPGWAFLNALGIIEGRLGLFEREYLLKIGPCSNIPAAIDYYITLCLHKIKGKRQLGIAPKSIVYTDVPVSVRGLFRQRIRWSVGLGLHYWSNRNMLFNKKYGKIGYFELPVRYITSYLPLFELLLLTTFVLSLFFNNFLLNLLKDLFIFHFSFLMAQIYSVICMGTKFTRGSLRRGLIHYLIFSPLYITWEPLKGMLAIIKLIGKKWLIQDKWQPDR
- the alr gene encoding alanine racemase, encoding MSRLDNRTLIIIDGNTLFNNAKKIMDYVSPATVIAVIKGNAYGHGLHFTRRVFRDAGIKILATYDIVEASELRTSGDQGRLLSLTPPVNKHEALCLLEHDIEVTINDYKCLELIYEASGVTGKKTKIHIEIDTGMGRNGILPNDFPSYFSSLNMEYVIFSGIFTHIKNAKSKISTVTQNDQFLAVLPSLQSEILINVSNSSSLKYGNYLFYNSVRVGLALYGLSLQQIGQLNLQPALTWYAQITQIYERKKNFTVGYGDGHVLKRDSILGIIPVGFVHGYPRNSKGPVLVNGTRCPIMGIINMQCMVVDLTDVLSCKTGDQAIIFGIDESGNVLGIDEVCNDLTIPNLFTCCLSESIPRTIKYVRNK